A part of Ooceraea biroi isolate clonal line C1 chromosome 10, Obir_v5.4, whole genome shotgun sequence genomic DNA contains:
- the LOC113561421 gene encoding uncharacterized protein LOC113561421 codes for MYHYLCFILIAINKVTSIVCSTVQIHFGEDQWEQKRVDGSRKLRCLAIPSLLSSEENSSPTPYIDNRDVQEDCRTYSALAIISHPATFVPQSRSPLKDISNINVSTAIPPATSVTSVNLSEKIATPKRQTSPIIDVTEDESVEVLKQRLKVKEKEVAALQIKQISMQKLTNRILRSYCNMKKRHKTIQIKLKRLQEAHRNRRLALRLHEDQFKALCSKSTRGKKWSTSSIIDELIYKMK; via the coding sequence ATGTATCACtatttgtgttttatattaatcgcTATCAATAAAGTTACATCCATTGTTTGTTCAACTGTTCAGATTCATTTTGGTGAAGACCAGTGGGAACAGAAGAGGGTCGATGGTTCAAGAAAGTTGCGGTGCTTAGCTATTCCATCATTATTATCTTCAGAAGAAAATTCTTCGCCTACTCCTTACATCGATAATCGTGATGTGCAGGAGGATTGTCGCACGTACAGTGCTCTAGCAATCATCTCCCATCCTGCGACATTCGTTCCCCAATCACGAAGCcctttaaaagatatttctaatataaatgttaGTACTGCTATTCCTCCAGCAACTTCTGTCACTTCTGTCAATTTAAGCGAGAAAATAGCTACACCGAAAAGACAGACCTCACCAATTATAGATGTTACCGAAGATGAATCTGTGGAAGTTTTGAAGCAGCGATTAAaggtgaaagagaaagaagtagCCGCACTTcagataaaacaaatttctaTGCAGAAATTAACAAATCGAATTTTGCGGAGTTACTGCAATATGAAGAAGCGACATAAAACAATACAAATAAAGCTGAAAAGACTTCAAGAAGCCCATCGAAACCGTAGACTTGCCCTCAGATTGCACGAAGACCAATTTAAGGCTCTGTGTTCAAAGTCTACAAGAGGAAAAAAGTGGAGCACTTCAAGTATTATCGACGAACTAATATACAAGATGAAGTGA
- the LOC113562803 gene encoding uncharacterized protein LOC113562803, with product MGDYTPKEIVDMLVVFGECFGNYREAARLYRNRYPNRRHPNNTVIRRLKIRAEQGQLTRRHAKRDYDVDNVRVLAVLAAVHIDPHISTRQIARQTGIPQRTIVRILRKKKHHPYHITLTQALTPNDMRQRVLFCQWAR from the coding sequence ATGGGTGATTATACTCCTAAAGAAATCGTCGATATGTTAGTAGTTTTCGGAGAATGTTTTGGCAATTACCGTGAAGCTGCGAGACTTTACCGAAATCGGTATCCAAACAGACGACATCCAAATAATACCGTCATTCGGAGGCTTAAGATAAGAGCCGAACAGGGTCAGTTGACTCGTCGTCACGCTAAACGTGATTATGATGTTGATAATGTACGTGTTCTGGCTGTCTTAGCGGCTGTTCACATTGACCCTCATATTAGTACGCGTCAAATAGCTAGACAAACAGGTATACCTCAGAGAACGATTGTGAGAATTTTGAGGAAAAAGAAGCATCATCCATACCATATTACATTAACGCAGGCTCTAACTCCAAATGACATGCGACAACGTGTACTGTTTTGTCAATGGGCTAGATAG
- the LOC105279645 gene encoding zinc finger protein 862-like — protein sequence MENRNVGKGAIKKCRSFQKSWLDNNNFKGWLAPHPVEDSAICIVCNKTMRCCKTDITRHSQTVRHIEEIASQNFDKNDNNNNDLTHRNKVKRAEIKLAAFFAEHNVAFLTADYLVPLLKNICIDSEIVQDIALSRNKCASIVKNVIAKRETEQLIEILKNRKFSILIDESTDITDNKFMCILVQYVCPSDKKVKTQLLDLLSLDSTDCSAIKIFNIFTNMLNNYNIPIQNIIGMASDNASVMIGCNNSFMSYLKQKVPELVVLNCVCHSSALIASKACTRLPSSCEQLIRAVATYISGSAKRCAILREFQNFFEVENHKI from the coding sequence atggaAAATCGTAACGTTGGAAAAGGAGCAATAAAGAAATGTAGGTCTTTTCAGAAATCGTggttagataataataattttaaaggatGGTTGGCTCCTCATCCTGTAGAAGATTCAGCAATTTGTATTGTATGTAATAAAACTATGAGATGTTGCAAAACGGATATAACTCGACATTCACAGACGGTCAGACATATCGAAGAAATAGCTTCGCAAAATTTTGACaagaatgataataataataatgatttaacaCATAGAAACAAAGTTAAACGCGCGGAAATTAAGTTAGCAGCTTTTTTTGCAGAACATAATGTAGCTTTTCTTACCGCGGATTATTTAGtacctttattaaaaaatatatgtatcgaCTCTGAAATTGTACAAGATATTGCACTGTCCCGAAATAAATGTGCAAGCATTGTCAAAAACGTTATTGCTAAACGCGAAACGGAACAACTCatcgaaattttaaaaaatcggaaattttctattttaattgatGAGAGTACGGATATtactgataataaatttatgtgcaTCCTGGTTCAATACGTTTGTCCTTCAGacaaaaaagttaaaactCAATTATTAGACTTGCTCTCTTTAGATAGTACAGATTGttccgcgataaaaatttttaatatatttacaaatatgttGAATAACTACAATATTCCTATACAAAATATCATCGGAATGGCATCTGATAATGCTTCTGTCATGATAGGatgcaataattcttttatgtctTATTTAAAACAGAAAGTACCAGAATTAGTTGTGTTAAATTGTGTTTGCCATTCCTCCGCGCTAATAGCCAGTAAAGCTTGTACTAGATTACCTTCTTCTTGTGAACAATTAATTAGAGCAGTAGCTACATACATTTCGGGAAGTGCAAAGAGATGTGCAATTTTAAGAgagtttcaaaattttttcgaagttgaaaatcataaaatttaa
- the LOC105279646 gene encoding uncharacterized protein LOC105279646 → MAKKALVIALAGITTRWKYAVAYYLTNKTDFEAKLTDCNPTGNALKDIISKIIVKAENIGLKVAAVISDMGSDNVFVESLECWMPSKQ, encoded by the coding sequence ATGGCAAAGAAAGCATTGGTCATTGCATTAGCAGGAATCACTACTCGATGGAAGTATGCTGTGGCATATTATCTCACAAATAAGACTGATTTCGAAGCCAAACTAACAGACTGCAATCCTACAGGAAATgcattaaaagatattatcaGTAAGATTATTGTAAAAGCTGAGAACATTGGTCTGAAAGTTGCAGCTGTAATTTCAGACATGGGGTCTGACAATGTCTTTGTGGAAAGCTTGGAATGTTGGATGCCATCGAAACAGTGA